One window from the genome of Musa acuminata AAA Group cultivar baxijiao chromosome BXJ1-4, Cavendish_Baxijiao_AAA, whole genome shotgun sequence encodes:
- the LOC103981978 gene encoding protein root UVB sensitive 2, chloroplastic gives MNSILVKLKGPKKRADEGQPRRPDFWIETSGSISQICSFDADGHLSVKIANDSRPIIQRMVESFRNKFFPSGYPYSVNEGYLIYTQFRALQHFSSAALSVLSTQSLLFAAGLRPTPAQATAVSWIIKDGMQHAGKLICSNMGARMDSEPKSWRILADVLYDLGTGLEVISPLCPHLFLEMAGLGNFAKGLAVVAARATRLPIYSSFAKEGNLSDLFAKGEAISTLFNVVGIGAGIQLASTVCSSIQGKMIVAPLLSVIHIYSVVEEMRAAPVNTLNPQRTAMIIADFVKSGKVSSPADIRYREDLLFPNRIIEEAGGVMVGQPLKKIVKKPSTLRELKDVFPKEKFLISLKNKCNYMVLEQNASGEDALRGWLVAAFAADMKTAGQKSGVPMLYAAYERMESVFPFFLSELKMRGWHTDQFLDGNGRRYAF, from the exons ATGAATTCCATTCTG GTGAAGCTGAAGGGGCCGAAGAAAAGAGCAGATGAGGGGCAGCCTCGTCGGCCCGATTTCTGGATCGAAACCTCCGGTTCTATCTCCCAGATCTGCAGTTTCGACGCCGATGGCCATCTCTCC GTTAAGATTGCTAATGATTCACGGCCAATAATCCAGAGAATGGTTGAATCATTCCGTAACAAATTCTTTCCATCAGGATATCCATATAG TGTTAATGAAGGATACTTGATTTATACCCAATTTCGAGCTCTACAACACTTCTCCAGTGCTGCATTATCTGTCTTGTCAACTCAG TCACTACTATTTGCTGCAGGTTTGCGGCCTACCCCTGCACAAGCGACTGCTGTGAGCTGG ATTATAAAAGATGGCATGCAACATGCTGGGAAGCTCATCTGTAGCAATATGGGTGCAAGAATGGATTCAGAGCCAAAAAGTTGGAGAATACTTG CTGATGTACTTTATGATCTCGGTACTGGCTTGGAGGTCATTTCACCTTTATGCCCACATCTTTTTCTAGAAATGGCAGGTTTGGGAAATTTTGCAAAG GGACTGGCTGTTGTCGCTGCAAGGGCTACCAGGTTACCAATTTATTCCTCTTTTGCCAAAGAAGGTAATCTTAGTGACTTGTTTGCAAAAGGAGAGGCCATCTCCACCCTTTTTAATGTTGTTGGAATAGGAGCCGGCATTCAATTAGCCTCAACAGTGTGCTCATCAATCCAAGGAAAG ATGATAGTGGCTCCTCTGCTTTCTGTGATACATATTTATAGTGTTGTAGAAGAAATGCGAGCAGCTCCAGTGAACACACTTAATCCACAGAGGACAGCCATGATCATAGCAGATTTCGTCAAG AGTGGAAAAGTTTCTAGCCCAGCTGACATTAGATACCGAGAAGATCTTCTCTTTCCTAACCGCATTATAGAGGAAGCAGGAGGTGTGATGGTTGGGCAACCACTTAAAAAGATTGTGAAGAAGCCTTCGACGCTGAGAGAACTGAAGGACGTATTCCCAAAGGAAAAGTTTCTGATCAGCCTGAAGAACAAATGCAACTACATGGTCCTTGAGCAGAACGCATCAGGGGAGGATGCACTAAGGGGGTGGTTGGTCGCAGCTTTTGCAGCAGATATGAAGACGGCAGGTCAGAAATCAGGAGTGCCCATGTTGTATGCAGCATATGAAAGGATGGAGAGTGTTTTTCCATTTTTCTTATCTGAATTGAAGATGAGAGGATGGCACACTGATCAATTCTTAGATGGAAATGGTAGACGGTATGCATTTTAA